The DNA segment TTCTGCGTGCCAGACGCAAAACCGGCTGAAAGTTTCACTCTCAGCCGGTTTCCTGTTACTGGCGGTAAGCTTGTTTAATTTGCTTAACAGTGCTGGAAAATACCGCGGCCTGCGTTTCATCTTCAATCTGCGCGATCTGTTTTTCCATCTTAAGAATCACGCGCCCTGCGTCGGCTTGCCCCATTGCCTGTAGCATCAGGGTCAACATGGCTTTCAGGCAGGTGACTTCATTGGCCAGTTCTTGATTATTCTCGGCAGTGGAAAAATCAGGCGTACTCATTTATTTTCCTCGTTATGTTTCAGTGAAAAAGTGCGATGGCAAATGTTAAGGCGGCGGAGTATACCATAAGCTGCGCCAAAAATAGCAGTGGTTGTTTTTTGATCGCAAATCAAACCAGCGCCATTAAAATAAACAACGCCTTGCGAGGCATATATTTTCCTCATTTTTTTGTTTACCTCGCGTATTTCGCGCGTTAATTATTGTTACAAAGTTACTTGCCTATTTAGCATTTCGACGGAAGTGAGTGAATTTTTTGTCACTATTCTGAAACTATTATGCAGAAATAGAGGGTAAAAAAGGCCGTTAGCTGTGGGAGTTTCCACGAAGCGTACAATCTAATTTCCAAAAACGAGAGCAAAATCGAATGCCCCACGTTTTTTACGTTTCAAAGTTGAGATAAAACCCGCTAATATAGGGTCGATTAACTATCAGTAGCGTTATCCCTATTCTGGAGATATTCCTTTGATCAACGTTCTTCTTGTTGATGACCACGAACTGGTGCGCGCAGGGATACGACGCATTCTGGAAGATATAAAGGGCATAAAGGTTGTCGGTGAAGCCTGTTGTGGCGAGGACGCCGTAAAGTGGTGTCGCGCGAACGCCGTCGACGTTGTGCTGATGGACATGAACATGCCCGGAATCGGCGGTCTTGAGGCGACGCGCAAAATTGCCCGCTCAAGCGCTGATATTAAAGTGATCATGCTGACGATCCATACGGAAAACCCGCTACCGGCGAAAGTCATGCAGGCCGGAGCCGCAGGGTATCTGAGTAAAGGCGCTGCGCCTCAGGAAGTGGTCAGCGCGATTCGTTCGGTTTTTTCCGGGCAGCGTTATATTGCTTCAGATATCGCTCAACAGATGGCGCTGAGCCAGATTGAGCCTGAGAAAACAGAAACGCCTTTTGCCAGTTTGTCTGAACGCGAGTTGCAGATTATGCTGATGATCACCAGGGGCCAGAAGGTTAATGAGATCTCGGAACAACTGAATCTCAGTCCTAAAACGGTGAACAGCTATCGCTACAGAATGTTCAGTAAACTAAACATTCATGGTGATGT comes from the Citrobacter koseri ATCC BAA-895 genome and includes:
- a CDS encoding DUF2594 family protein translates to MSTPDFSTAENNQELANEVTCLKAMLTLMLQAMGQADAGRVILKMEKQIAQIEDETQAAVFSSTVKQIKQAYRQ
- the uvrY gene encoding UvrY/SirA/GacA family response regulator transcription factor, giving the protein MINVLLVDDHELVRAGIRRILEDIKGIKVVGEACCGEDAVKWCRANAVDVVLMDMNMPGIGGLEATRKIARSSADIKVIMLTIHTENPLPAKVMQAGAAGYLSKGAAPQEVVSAIRSVFSGQRYIASDIAQQMALSQIEPEKTETPFASLSERELQIMLMITRGQKVNEISEQLNLSPKTVNSYRYRMFSKLNIHGDVELTHLAIRHGLCNAETLTS